The region GGATGATCACCTGACTCTCTCCGCCCCACCTTTTGgcctaaaacactttttattcttaaaaaaaaaaagcagaaacacgGGAATTTCACCACCTGTCCTCTTACCTGCACAGCCAGCGTACAGCCATGTGAAGAGCTGCTGAAAAGGTGGCACCTCCTCTGATTAAAGCTCAACATTAACCCACATACAGACACCTTCTACTACTTTCGGCTCACGAGCACCGACTAACACGGAGTTAAGCTTTTCTCAATACGCGACACTTACTCTTATTTACATACGTTCCTGTCATATGTAAAACAAATTATCgtatgtaaaaaatgttttttattgataaataCATATAACTGTTGAGAAATGTATATAACGGCCTGCATTTTTGATCAACAGCCTTAGTTTTTAAACTCGTGTATAGTTTTTTGTTGTCCAACATTCAGTGCGCTCGGTTTATTCTCCGGTACGAGCGGAGCGGGAAAGGCGGCAAAGAAACCGGTAGAAAGCTTGTGTAACCTCATAAAATATCGCTCGTTTTTTTcgttcttttctttatttatctttttatgcattcattcattttgtgaACACAGAAACACGGAGTCTACTAAAACAGGTGCAAAGATGTAATCAACCGGCTGTTGCGCCGGCGAGGTTTCCAAGCTAACCCTTCCGCCCTGCTATGACCAAACATCCGGTTAAAGCCGTGTGTTGTGGTCGTCGTTcctttctgtttgggttttaaatggtttattttgtGTAGATGAATTAAAAATGTCGTTGAGGGTTTCAGCATGTGGTTTAACCCTCACTGCTCTGCGCTCACACCGCCTGTTTCCGGCCAGCTGTCGCTTCTGCAGCCAACAAGACAAACCCTTAAaggtctgtttttatgttttatcatcTATAAAACTCACTGCATGTCCTCACAGCAGGTGGTGTTAAACACAGGACGGACTACAGCTTGTCAGGGGTACAGGATGCGGTAAAACACCCCTCTGTGTCCAGAatgatttctgtttattttaaagaaaatataaaaattatacataaaaacactgagtttGTTGAGTTTGaggtgtttctgtctctgatgGTTTCCTCTAAAGGCCCCTCAGAGAGCGAACAGGCAGctctaaactttttatttaaaaatctgaaagtaaaaggctctttttaaaatgtcataacTTCTCCATAAAACACCTTAGAAACATTTCCATCCACATGTGGGACGATCAGAATCTAACTTCGCTCGCTTCAGGAATATTTAAGATCTGACTTATAGTTTCCACAGTTTTTTGCACCTGGACTTCATTGAAACAGGTCTaattaaaaaactgcaacacaGATCAATCTAACAAACTGTGTTTAAGATGACAGGTGTTTAATTGTTGCTTCTACAGGTGAATTTAGTGTTTCACTCCCTGCATGTTggtgtagtttttattaaataatcatGAATCATGTGTTGTTGGTGATTTAAGGTTGAACCGACCCATAAATATTTCacgttttgatgttttaatctttttgtttggtcATAAATTAAAACGCTCGTCTTTATTTCAGCAGGTCACCTGTTTTCTTGGCGTGTTGCTGATTTAAAACCTCGCTTCCTGTGGCTTTAATCAGAAATGAGTCAGTTGTTTTGAAGGCGGCGGGTACCTGTGTCCTGGTCTCTGGGTCCTGGATCGGGTTTTTCTCCTCGCTGCTCGCCCCATCAGGCCGTCTGCTCTGCGCTGATAAGCTCAGTCTGTCAGTTTGTTGTTAACGAGCCGCCCTCGTTAGGGGAGGTTCTGTTTTTAGAACCTCGGTTCTTTCAGTCACCCAGCAACTGTTCGGTCTGTGTCAgtcgaggatgactctcagctactaccacctcagattttagctcaacttcTGCCCGTCCTTCTCCTAAACGCAGAGTTCCGTCTTCAGGCCGGAGCCCAGCGCCACACACGACTGGATTGGACCTCCGAACCCTCTGTCCAACCTGCGTCCCATCGTGTACCGAGTCTCTGAGGACGAGTCCGACCTCGAGAGGCGTCTGAGGAGGCTGAGGCAGGACACGGAGGACTGGAACCACGACTTCTGGACCGAACAGAACATCAGCTTCAGCAAGGTGGAGCTTCAGATCCAACTCCTTCTGTTTCCACGGCTCAGATGTTAAATAACTGTCAGCAGATAAACCTTCATGTCTGTCAgaggatttattttacagtttttagttttctgaagCAGATCTGAGCTCAATTTGGTGTAAATcacagtttcaccagcagagggcagcaaagTACAACAGCTGTAGATGTTAAACATCACAGAagagcagaaagagaaaaaaaatcagtttttataagaaaaataaaatgtaaaagtctcCCTACATGCTCTGCTGGTTGAATACTTTAGACGGAGAGCTTTCAAACTCCACAGAGCCTAATGTTTGACAGCATAATGTCAAGATTTCTTGTTATTAACTGTCAAGTTTTCCAAAGaaacagtgattttattttctttctgcaggaaaaagaaGCTTTCATCGTGTCCCAGCTGAAGGCGAAAGGCTTGACTCTGCGTGACGAAGACGGTGAGGCTTTTTATCCACATGTtcgctgttttgtgtttctttaaaagagttaaaaactGACCGGAGAAATCCCGTTTCCTGTGAGCTGAAAGTAGCTAAACGAAGACATGCAGCCAGCAGCCATGTTTCTGGAGGAGTTAAAGaggtctttgtgtgtttatttgtaaacaaagttaaataaagcagcataacaaagtctgcaggaggaagTAAAGTTCAAAACCATGAGGACAGCagagtgatgatgatgacgatgatgatgaagatgtcCCCTCGTCCCTCAGGAAGACGCCGGGCTCTGGGCAGTGAGGACATGGCTCTGTTTTACAAAAGCTTcctggacaaaaacagaagtcgACACTTGAATTACAACAGGTGAGCTTCTTTCCTTCCCTCCCAGGTGTGGCTCCGCCCCTCGGCGCCGATGCTGTGGGAGCGCCCACCTCCCTCTGCAGCCGCTCTGAACCGGCCTGtgggtaaacaacaacaacaacaaacatgtcGGGCTCTGGAGAGGTTTCTGTAAATTAGCACCAGGTGGATTCATGTTTGAGGATTGTttcctggttctgttttaaCGGTGGTTCTGGTGCGGTTGGGTTCTGACGGTTCCTCTCCTGGTCCGCAGGGAGTGGTACAGACGGAACCTCAGCATCACACTGCTGATGGCTCGAGTCGCTCTCAGCGGCGCCTGGAGGACTCCTACCGACAGacggcagcagcagaagaagaagaagaactctCCGACCACGTGACAATAAATCAGAcacttcctcttcttcctgtcgagtctttgatttttatctgctgctctgatcacttgttgtttttatgtttagagtttatttttaacaaaacgaGCAGAATCAGCACCtcagacatcatgaagaccaaggaagcTGTGGAGAAGAtcagatcagggttgggttcTCCCTGAACCctgaacatctcacagagctCCATTTAATCCATGATCAGGAAAGATGATGTCACCAAGAGAGGCTCGTCCTCCAAAACAGAGCAGGGAGGACATTAATCAGAGGGACGTCcagctgatggagctgagaCATGGAGGACCTGTCCTCAGGAGACtagaagctgctcagagctgagcttcatggaGGAGAAACTGactaaatcagtggtgtccagtcctggtcctggtcctggtcctggtcctggtggaccaccatcctgcaggttttagatgtttctctgctctccaagttctgcagaagcctgatggTCATAAAGATCAGATGAgtcagagaaacacctgaaacctgcaggacagtggtcctccaggaccaggacatggaccagaaccaggaccaggactgggcacCACTGGATTAAAGGGGGCCAGATGAGACTATTTGTCCACCAAGAACACCATTTCTGGACCAAACACCTCATCTGCTGAGaacatccctacagtgaagcacggtggtggcagcatcatactGTGATGTTTACCATCAGCAGAGACCGGGAATCTCCAGAgacggaggtccaccttccagcaggacaatgatcctgAACCCTGacctggtttaaggagaaccagatAACGGTTCTGGAGCGGTCCGGACCTCGGTCCAGCTgaggacacaagcagcaccgtccaacctgaaggagctggagacgtTTGGACATGAAGGGACACCTGGTGTTGGAGCTGCTGAGGGACGTGTCTCTGAGGGACacttggttctgtttgtttcacaataaaagatgttttctcTCAGAGAGGTAGACTTTCCATCCCATCTCttcacacagctttaaaaaaaataaatttattaatgaaacatgtttcagtttggagcAGCGGGTCAGTTTTTATAGCTGTATGTTATAAAACAGACCTGACaggaaataaagttaattaatgGGATTTCTGTGTCCATGGTTTTTACACGATCACAGCTCAAGTTTTACCATTCAGATAAACTTTAAACTTCTACAGTTtacacatcaaaatgtagatattttcgtcttctttcactcagtgtgtCTCTCGCGGCTGTCGGATTAACGGTTTTCTGTCAGATCCCCTCAGAGTCAGCatgcacacacccaaactctcatcgACTTCCATTAAATCTCAGACTTTTctcctgaaaacaggaagtggaggctCTCTTCAGCTCGTCGTatctccaaaataaaatgcagactTAGATAATTTAATAACttaatttctctgtatttttacTCCACCAGTTTCCAGTCCAGTCCACAttatgatgctgccaccaccatgcttcaatGTAGGGATGTTGTTATAAATTAACAGGTATAAATTAACGTGTATAAATGAACAGGTGTGACAGTCTAATTTCTCAAATCTGactgtctgaggcttacttttcagtctgcctctctgacAGTTGCTGTCAGGGGGtgtgtggttaaaaaaagcCTTCAGGTTTTTGAATCTGGAGCCAGCTGCCCCTTTAACCCGCCGGGATGACATCAGTGCTGTCCCGGGAGGAGGGACTCCATTTTCACGCTCAGTCATCGGAGGACAGAGCTGTCACTTCCAGGACCGAGGGGGGGCTTCAGGTTTAGTTCCTGCCCGGCCTTCTGTCGCCTCTGTTCGGCCGGTTTCACCATGGAGGCAGCGGGGAGCGGGCAGCACCTGAGCGGCTCCGACTAAGTCCTGGCGGATCATTGAAACCACATTATTCCAGCGTCAGACACCGAAACCTGCAGCAGCCGGGTGGGAATCCTCCCCCTGACGTCTCCTTGTTTTCACCCCCTCCCGGCAGCGGGGACGAcgggtttatttttattgtcctcACAAGGAACCGGAACTTTTATCTTGAAAAGACCGAAGAGGAGCGTCACAGTCCGGCTGCACTGGCAACGAATGTCCGAGGGAACGGTAAGAATGGCTCCGTGTACTTCCTGCGCTGCTGCCATGTTCTGATGACCCGTTTGTAAAAACTGAATGTTCATTAATTTAATTCTGGAGTTATTTTGTTGTGTGATGTTGAATAAACCGGACAGCCTCGACTCGGACAGTTAGATATTCGTGGTGTCCATGTTTGTCGATGCCAGGAATTAGACGGCGCCCCCCGGGCTAGCCTCGTTAGCCGCTCGGTTTGACGGTTAGCTCGTTCTTCTGGTTAATCCACTTTAAGGCACACCGTTTCAACAAAGCAGCTGGACCGGGCCGAACCGGGCCCACGGCCGGCTGTCTGGTCCTCATTGTGTCCTCTCATTGAAATTCCCAGCAGGCTGGGGGGTGTTGGACAGGGACACAGAGGGTCTCTGTGGGACTcacagctggaaacaaacaCCGGGAGGTTTCCAGGACTTGACCCAGATCCAGAGCTGTTCTGACGGGCCAGCATCACGTTAAAACTCCCCTTTAATGCTGCTGGGGTTCTCCACTTTGTTGGTTTAAAGTTAGTTAAACCTCATTAAAAGGCAGGTGAACGGTTTAATTAATCTGTTTACCTTCAGAAACAGATGTTTGTTGTCTGCAGGTAAACCTGAAACAGCCCAAGCCTCAAACatattacatttacaaaaaaataaagtagagATAAATTGATTAATCGGCTCATATTGGCCACTTTTCTCCTAAAGgttgttgaattaaaaaagactgaaaaatcaGTGATCTGATCTGCTTTAAACCTCACATCGGTCCACTTATCATATAAAGCAAATATTCTGACTGAAGTCTCTGTCGTCTTCACACAACTCACACTCCTGGTCCACTCCTGGTCCACTCCTGGTCCACTCCTGGTCCACTCCTGGTCCACACCTGGTCCACTCCTGGTCCACACCTGGTCCACTCCTGGTCCACTCCTGGTCCACNNNNNNNNNNNNNNNNNNNNNNNNNNNNNNNNNNNNNNNNNNNNNNNNNNNNNNNNNNNNNNNNNNNNNNNNNNNNNNNNNNNNNNNNNNNNNNNNNNNNNNNNNNNNNNNNNNNNNNNNNNNNNNNNNNNNNNNNNNNNNNNNNNNNNNNNNNNNNNNNNNNNNNNNNNNNNNNNNNNNNNNNNNNNNNNNNNNNNNNNNNNNNNNNNNNNNNNNNNNNNNNNNNNNNNNNNNNNNNNNNNNNNNNNNNNNNNNNNNNNNNNNNNNNNNNNNNNNNNNNNNNNNNNNNNNNNNNNNNNNNNNNNNNNNNNNNNNNNNNNNNNNNNNNNNNNNNNNNNNNNNNNNNNNNNNNNNNNNNNNNNNNNNNNNNNNNNNNNNNNNNNNNNNNNNNNNNNNNNNNNNNNNNNNNNNNNNNNNNNNNNNNNNNNNNNNNNNNNNNNNNNNNNNNNNNNNNNNNNNNNNNNNNNNNNNNNNNNNNNNNNNNNNNNNNNNNNNNNNNNNNNNNNNNNNNNNNNNNNNNNNNNNNNNNNNNNNNNNNNNNNNNNNNNNNNNNNNNNNNNNNNNNNNNNNNNNNNNNNNNNNNNNNNNNNNNNNNNNNNNNNNNNNNNNNNNNNNNNNNNNNNNNNNNNNNNNNNNNNNNNNNNNNNNNNNNNNNNNNNNNNNNNNNNNNNNNNNNNNNNNNNNNNNNNNNNNNNNNNNNNNNNNNNNNNNNNNNNNNNNNNNNNNNNNNNNNNNNNNNNNNNNNNNNNNNNNNNNNNNNNNNNNNNNNNNNNNNNNNNNNNNNNNNNNNNNNNNNNNNNNNNNNNNNNNNNNNNNNNNNNNNNNNNNNNNNNNNNNNNNNNNNNNNNNNNNNNNNNNNNNNNNNNNNNNNNNNNNNNNNNNNNNNNNNNNNNNNNNNNNNNNNNNNNNNNNNNNNNNNNNNNNNNNNNNNNNNNNNNNNNNNNNNNNNNNNNNNNNNNNNNNNNNNNNNNNNNNNNNNNNNNNNNNNNNNNNNNNNNNNNNNNNNNNNNNNNNNNNNNNNNNNNNNNNNNNNNNNNNNNNNNNNNNNNNNNNNNNNNNNNNNNNNNNNNNNNNNNNNNNNNNNNNNNNNNNNNNNNNNNNNNNNNNNNNNNNNNNNNNNNNNNNNNNNNNNNNNNNNNNNNNNNNNNNNNNNNNNNNNNNNNNNNNNNNNNNNNNNNNNNNNNNNNNNNNNNNNNNNNNNNNNNNNNNNNNNNNNNNNNNNNNNNNNNNNNNNNNNNNNNNNNNNNNNNNNNNNNNNNNNNNNNNNNNNNNNNNNNNNNNNNNNNNNNNNNNNNNNNNNNNNNNNNNNNNNNNNNNNNNNNNNNNNNNNNNNNNNNNNNNNNNNNNNNNNNNNNNNNNNNNNNNNNNNNNNNNNNNNNNNNNNNNNNNNNNNNNNNNNNNNNNNNNNNNNNNNNNNNNNNNNNNNNNNNNNNNNNNNNNNNNNNNNNNNNNNNNNNNNNNNNNNNNNNNNNNNNNNNNNNNNNNNNNNNNNNNNNNNNNNNNNNNNNNNNNNNNNNNNNNNNNNNNNNNNNNNNNNNNNNNNNNNNNNNNNNNNNNNNNNNNNNNNNNNNNNNNNNNNNNNNNNNNNNNNNNNNNNNNNNNNNNNNNNNNNNNNNNNNNNNNNNNNNNNNNNNNNNNNNNNNNNNNNNNNNNNNNNNNNNNNNNNNNNNNNNNNNNNNNNNNNNNNNNNNNNNNNNNNNNNNNNNNNNNNNNNNNNNNNNNNNNNNNNNNNNNNNNNNNNNNNNNNNNNNNNNNNNNNNNNNNNNNNNNNNNNNNNNNNNNNNNNNNNNNNNNNNNNNNNNNNNNNNNNNNNNNNNNNNNNNNNNNNNNNNNNNNNNNNNNNNNNNNNNNNNNNNNNNNNNNNNNNNNNNNNNTGGTCCACTCCTGGTCCACTCCTGGTCCACTCCTGGTC is a window of Kryptolebias marmoratus isolate JLee-2015 linkage group LG10, ASM164957v2, whole genome shotgun sequence DNA encoding:
- the LOC108230864 gene encoding cytochrome c oxidase assembly factor 8, giving the protein MSLRVSACGLTLTALRSHRLFPASCRFCSQQDKPLKSSVFRPEPSATHDWIGPPNPLSNLRPIVYRVSEDESDLERRLRRLRQDTEDWNHDFWTEQNISFSKEKEAFIVSQLKAKGLTLRDEDGRRRALGSEDMALFYKSFLDKNRSRHLNYNREWYRRNLSITLLMARVALSGAWRTPTDRRQQQKKKKNSPTT